In Antechinus flavipes isolate AdamAnt ecotype Samford, QLD, Australia chromosome 3, AdamAnt_v2, whole genome shotgun sequence, a genomic segment contains:
- the LOC127557527 gene encoding actin-3-like, translated as MGSSSVVIDIGSACCKVGLAWKNYPTFAIPTVVGYEPYCEDLEEFPSKIRKVVGLENMHTLQELPIIEFPVNRGRILNWDAMEAIWRHTFDSLQVNPKNHPVIITDLPWKERSYQQKVLEVMMETFNVPSLHIGNQAELAMLGAGFLTGMVLDCGAGLTHIAPILGGHIIPKCMLICEIGGLDISALLYKHLFRKDMRMDDLLQRITMEELKEKLCYVSKSPDQKESSSDLASTQGRVSVLPDGEIISLTEKHCTFPDMLFNPSQFGGIGVKLALEVLKSAMSCPNPTKGYIFSRVILSGGSTLFPGFPERLVSELNAMKPSMYSTEVVCRTNRIYLPWVGGAVLSHLSTFSSQCITRNEYYEARAALLI; from the exons ATGGGATCATCTTCTGTGGTCATTGACATTGGCAGTGCCTGTTGCAAAGTTGGTTTGGCTTGGAAAAACTACCCTACTTTTGCAATCCCTACAGTTGTTGGGTATGAGCCCTACTGTGAGGACCTGGAAGAATTTCCTTCCAAGATAAGGAAAGTCGTAGGTCTGGAAAACATGCATACACTCCAGGAACTGCCTATTATAGAATTTCCTGTTAATCGAGGCCGAATCTTAAACTGGGATGCTATGGAAGCTATTTGGAGACATACTTTTGATAGCCTTCAAGTCAATCCCAAGAACCACCCGGTGATTATCACAGACTTGCCATGGAAAGAGAGAAGTTACCAGCAGAAGGTTCTGGAG GTCATGATGGAGACTTTCAACGTTCCATCTCTGCACATTGGCAATCAGGCAGAACTTGCTATGTTAGGTGCTGGATTCTTGACTGGAATGGTACTAGACTGTGGGGCTGGTCTTACCCACATTGCACCCATCTTGGGAGGCCACATCATCCCTAAATGCATGCTAATCTGTGAGATCGGTGGGCTGGATATCAGTGCCCTACTATATAAACACCTGTTCAGGAAGGATATGAGAATGGATGACTTACTCCAGAGAATAAcaatggaagagctcaaagagaAGTTATGTTACGTGAGCAAAAGCCCTGATCAGAAGGAGTCTTCTAGTGATTTGGCCTCTACTCAAGGGAGGGTTTCGGTGCTTCCTGATGGGGAGATTATCTCCCTTACTGAAAAACACTGTACTTTCCCTGACATGCTCTTCAACCCCTCCCAGTTTGGAGGCATTGGAGTAAAATTAGCGCTTGAGGTGCTCAAATCAGCCATGTCATGCCCCAACCCGACCAAAGGCTACATATTTTCTCGGGTGATTCTCTCTGGGGGCAGCACCCTCTTTCCGGGCTTTCCAGAACGTCTTGTCTCAGAGTTAAATGCCATGAAACCTTCAATGTACTCAACTGAGGTTGTGTGCAGAACAAATAGGATCTACCTGCCCTGGGTAGGAGGTGCCGTGTTGTCTCACCTGTCGACTTTTAGTTCCCAATGCATAACCAGAAACGAATACTATGAGGCACGAGCTGCACTATTAATTTAG